In Deinococcus sp. KNUC1210, a single genomic region encodes these proteins:
- a CDS encoding Gfo/Idh/MocA family protein translates to MSGPAVKRSGVPEVLRVGLIGVGVMGRAHARAWSALPGAFAGVYTPDDSARQFARQHGVQAYDTLDDLFADTDVVDICTPTPSHPALTLAAARAGCHVCCEKPAALTVPDVLAMERGCEAAGVRLFVAHVLRFFPQYRAARDLVVSGELGTPRVIRLNRVSAPPPAGSWLLDERQSGGVPLDLMLHDLDYARWLAGDVSEVYAVQARRAEQVMVQATLRHTGGAITLIEAGWAAPAGVFFTSLDIAGTAGATEWKSSAPPPMWFHGAPPPASPQEGAALPTLEGDPYTDELHHAYHALQQGTPFLVTPADAAAAVALGLAVQASLETARPVVPQHTGQEAI, encoded by the coding sequence ATGAGTGGGCCAGCGGTGAAGCGCAGCGGCGTCCCGGAGGTGCTGCGCGTCGGACTGATCGGCGTCGGTGTGATGGGCCGCGCACACGCCCGCGCCTGGAGCGCCCTGCCGGGTGCATTCGCGGGCGTGTATACCCCCGACGACAGCGCCCGGCAGTTTGCCCGGCAGCATGGCGTTCAGGCCTACGACACGCTTGACGACCTTTTTGCCGACACCGATGTCGTCGACATCTGCACGCCCACACCCAGCCATCCGGCGCTCACGCTGGCGGCAGCCAGAGCAGGCTGTCATGTGTGCTGCGAGAAACCTGCCGCCCTGACCGTGCCGGATGTCCTGGCAATGGAGCGCGGCTGTGAGGCAGCAGGCGTGCGGCTGTTCGTGGCGCACGTCCTGAGATTCTTTCCGCAGTACCGCGCCGCCAGAGACCTGGTCGTCAGCGGGGAACTCGGCACGCCCAGGGTCATCCGCCTGAACCGCGTCAGTGCGCCGCCCCCTGCGGGAAGCTGGCTGCTGGACGAACGGCAGAGCGGGGGCGTGCCGCTCGACCTGATGCTGCACGACCTGGACTACGCCCGCTGGCTCGCCGGAGACGTCAGCGAGGTGTACGCCGTTCAGGCGCGGCGGGCGGAGCAGGTGATGGTGCAGGCCACGCTCAGGCACACGGGCGGTGCGATCACGCTGATCGAGGCAGGCTGGGCCGCGCCTGCCGGAGTGTTCTTTACGTCGCTGGACATCGCCGGAACCGCCGGAGCCACCGAATGGAAGTCGTCTGCCCCGCCGCCCATGTGGTTTCACGGTGCGCCCCCGCCCGCCAGCCCACAGGAGGGCGCGGCCCTGCCCACGCTGGAGGGCGACCCCTACACCGATGAGCTGCACCACGCCTATCACGCGCTGCAACAGGGCACGCCGTTTCTGGTCACCCCCGCTGATGCCGCTGCGGCAGTGGCGCTGGGGCTCGCCGTCCAGGCGTCGCTGGAAACTGCACGCCCGGTTGTTCCGCAGCACACCGGACAGGAGGCCATATGA
- a CDS encoding carbohydrate ABC transporter permease — protein MRRAGSSRVLAHLALLLYCLIALFPTLMIVVNSFKDRVSIFAQPFALPTAKTFSLDGYRTLADSANFPLYFLNSLTTTLGSLLLILFVSSMAAYALSEYTFRLNALTALYLSIGIMVPIRLGTVGILNLMVSLHLVNTLWALILVYTAQGIPLAVFVLTSFMRGVPRELKEAARIDGASEYRIYGLILPLIRPALGAVTAISMIPIWNDLWFPLILAPGEKTKTIVLGASAFLGQFVNDYSAVLAALTLAIVPVVILYVLFSRQLVSGITGGAVK, from the coding sequence ATGCGCCGCGCCGGATCGTCCAGGGTGCTGGCCCACCTCGCCCTGCTGCTTTACTGCCTGATCGCCCTGTTCCCGACCCTGATGATCGTCGTCAATTCCTTCAAAGACCGCGTGAGTATCTTTGCCCAGCCGTTCGCGCTGCCCACCGCCAAGACATTTTCGCTGGACGGCTACCGCACCCTGGCCGACTCGGCCAATTTCCCGCTGTATTTCCTCAACAGCCTGACCACCACACTCGGTTCGCTGCTGCTGATTCTCTTCGTCTCCAGCATGGCCGCCTACGCCCTGAGCGAGTACACCTTCCGCCTCAATGCGCTGACGGCGCTGTATCTGTCGATTGGCATCATGGTGCCGATTCGGCTGGGGACGGTGGGCATTCTGAATCTGATGGTAAGCCTGCATCTCGTCAATACCCTGTGGGCGCTGATTCTGGTGTATACCGCCCAGGGTATTCCGCTGGCGGTTTTCGTGCTGACCTCGTTCATGCGCGGCGTGCCCAGAGAGCTGAAGGAAGCGGCCCGCATCGACGGTGCCAGCGAGTACCGCATCTACGGCCTGATTCTGCCGCTGATCCGGCCCGCTCTGGGCGCGGTCACAGCCATCAGCATGATTCCCATCTGGAACGACCTGTGGTTTCCGCTGATTCTGGCTCCGGGCGAGAAGACCAAGACCATCGTGCTGGGAGCCAGCGCCTTTCTCGGCCAGTTCGTCAACGACTACAGCGCCGTGCTGGCCGCGCTGACCCTGGCGATTGTTCCGGTGGTGATCCTGTACGTGCTCTTTTCCAGACAGCTCGTCAGCGGCATCACGGGCGGAGCCGTCAAATGA